A window of Streptomyces sp. NBC_01689 genomic DNA:
CTACGAGGGCTGGATGTCCAGCACGGTGCACGCCGGACAGGACAAGCCCGGCACGGCCAACTTCATCCAGTGGCGCAGCACCGAGGACCTGGAGAGCCGTTACGCGGGCGAGGAGTTCAAGCACCGCACCCTGCCGCTCTTCGGCGAGATCACCACCTCGATCCGACTGCTCCAGAACGAGATCGCCTTCACCCAGCAGAAGCCGGAACTGGGCGGGGTCACGGAGATCTCCCCGGAGCGCGACGACTACACGGCCATCGAGCTGTTCGGTGTGCTGCCCGCCGACCAGGAGGACCTGATCGACGCGCTGGGCGAGTCCCAGACGTGGCTCGTCGACGTCCCCGGCTACCGCACCCACACGGTCCTGCGCGGCCTGCGGGCCCGCGGTGTCGACGGCAAGTTCGTCGTCGTCTACTCCCAGTGGGACAGCAAGGAGGCGTACGACGCCTTCCGTTCCGTGCCGCAGGGGGAGCGCTCCCCGGAGCGGCAGAAGGTCGACGCCCGCGTCGCCGCGCTGCAGACCTGGCAGGACGAGAACACCTACCAGGTCGTGCACACCCGTTCCGCCGGCGAGTGAGCCACCCGGTGGCGGGCCGGACGGACGGCGACCGGCCCGCCACCGGGTCAGAACAGCGCGTCACGGCAGTACGCGTCACCGCACGACGGGAGCCGACCGTCGGTTTCACGTGAAACAACGCCCTTCCCCGCCGAACGGCGGAAGGACATCCACCAAGATCGCGCACGGACGCGGGCACCTGGGCGCGTTCCCACCCCCCTGGCCGGCCGCTGCCGGGAATTCCCCCGCCCGGCAGCGGCTTCTCCGTCCGGCACCGCTTCCGGCCCGCCCCGCCCCGTCCGCGCGCACCACACCAGGACGAGGAGACAGCAAGCATGGAACACCCGGG
This region includes:
- a CDS encoding antibiotic biosynthesis monooxygenase family protein — protein: MPKIAADGQHLTVLNLFSTDAAEKQVKLLAAMRQIVDTAAYEGWMSSTVHAGQDKPGTANFIQWRSTEDLESRYAGEEFKHRTLPLFGEITTSIRLLQNEIAFTQQKPELGGVTEISPERDDYTAIELFGVLPADQEDLIDALGESQTWLVDVPGYRTHTVLRGLRARGVDGKFVVVYSQWDSKEAYDAFRSVPQGERSPERQKVDARVAALQTWQDENTYQVVHTRSAGE